One Littorina saxatilis isolate snail1 linkage group LG12, US_GU_Lsax_2.0, whole genome shotgun sequence genomic region harbors:
- the LOC138981038 gene encoding neuronal acetylcholine receptor subunit beta-3-like, which produces MKPSRISAVLFALSCLPLCTCQSAENITRLLQDKQTIDPRVRPVKDAANTITVVTVSFHLMSILKLDTVEQKLVSNGWLDVRWSNEYMVWDPAQYGYVYVVTPDPDKIWRPGLSVQNTMNELKPIGEEYVTIRSYYNGNTTWYPGERFETFCRVDVTYFPFDIQKCDWKMFIWGADFSSTDLRPLLPTIDFDTYVVNGEWEVLSTKAWRQVEGNDAGNITNLYYQIVIRRRPSLLALTVLLPVVVLALVNIFVFTVPSEAGERLAYSMTSLLSFGVFMSFILDYMPSSTENLSIIAVNLSCLLVLSAVHVLLCILSLRLFHRDNVKHPVPPTLHSLIICLEMLLCLDPPVKNKVSDISDMTLFETDTVGHNDAAQSKGVKGKLDKWAMTRKQKQAAYSDPKEMTWRRVSRSLDKLLFRFFLCLLLAVNGGVWTVMVNNFYHYS; this is translated from the exons ATGAAGCCGTCCAGGATCTCAGCTGTTCTCTTCGCCCTGTCCTGTCTGCCGTTGTGCACGTGCCAGTCAGCGGAGAACATCACGCGCCTGTTACAGGACAAGCAGACCATTGACCCGCGTGTTCGCCCCGTGAAGGACGCCGCCAACACCATCACAGTGGTGACTGTGTCCTTCCACCTCATGTCCATCTTGAAGCTGGACACTGTCGAGCAGAAACTGGTCAGCAACGGATGGCTTGAT GTACGGTGGTCGAACGAGTACATGGTGTGGGACCCTGCGCAGTACGGATACGTATACGTTGTCACCCCTGACCCAGATAAAATATGGCGTCCCGGTCTGTCGGTTCAGAACACCATGAATGAACTGAAGCCAATTGGCGAAGAATACGTCACGATTAGGTCATATTACAATGGGAACACCACGTGGTACCCGGGTGAGAGGTTCGAGACTTTTTGTCGAGTGGACGTCACATATTTCCCTTTCGACATTCAG aaGTGCGATTGGAAGATGTTCATCTGGGGAGCTGACTTCAGTTCCACAGACCTGCGACCGTTGCTCCCCACCATCGACTTTGATACCTACGTGGTCAACGGGGAATGGGAGGTTCTGAGCACAAAAGCCTGGAGGCAGGTGGAGGGAAACGACGCAGGTAACATCACCAACCTCTATTACCAGATCGTCATCCGGAGGAGGCCCAGTCTGCTGGCCCTGACGGTCTTACTGCCCGTGGTGGTCTTGGCGCTCGTCAACATATTCGTCTTCACCGTTCCTTCTGAGGCGG GCGAACGACTAGCCTACTCCATGACGTCACTGCTGTCGTTCGGAGTGTTCATGAGCTTCATCCTGGACTACATGCCCTCGTCGACAGAGAACCTGTCCATCATAGCCGTCAACCTGTCCTGTCTGCTGGTGCTGTCCGCTGTGCACGTGCTGCTGTGCATCCTGTCCCTGCGTCTCTTCCACCGCGACAACGTCAAGCACCCCGTCCCCCCGACACTGCACAGCCTCATCATATGCTTGGAGATGCTGCTGTGCCTCGACCCGCCTGTCAAGAACAAGGTCTCCGACATCAGCGATATGACGTTGTTCGAAACCGACACTGTCGGTCACAATGACGCCGCCCAAAGCAAGGGAGTGAAGGGTAAGCTCGACAAGTGGGCCATGACCCGGAAGCAGAAGCAGGCGGCGTACAGTGACCCCAAGGAGATGACGTGGCGAAGGGTGAGCCGCTCACTGGACAAGCTGCTCTTCCGCTTCTTCCTCTGCCTCCTGCTCGCCGTTAACGGTGGCGTCTGGACCGTCATGGTCAACAACTTCTACCACTACAGCTAA
- the LOC138983263 gene encoding neuronal acetylcholine receptor subunit beta-3-like: protein MKPSRISAVLFALSCLPLCTCQSAEDITRLLQDKQTIDPRVRPVKDAANTITVVTVSFHLVSILKLDTVEQKLVSTGWLDVQWSNEYMMWDPAQYGGAYMASPDPDKIWRPGLTVQNTMKDMKPIGQEYVQILSIDNGTTIWYPAERFETFCRVDVTYFPFDIQRCGWKMFNWGIDFASTDLRPLLPTIDLDTYVVNGEWEVLSTKCWTGVEENDAGNVTFLNYQIVIRRRPSLLALTVLLPVVVLALVNIFVFTVPSEAGERLAYSMTSLLSFGVFMSFILDYMPSSTENLSIIAVNLSCLLVLSAVHVLLCILSLRLFHRDNVKHPVPPTLHSLVICLEMLLCLDPPVKNKVSDISDMTFFENATVGHNDTAQSKGVKGKLDKWAMTRKQKQAAYSDPKEMTWRRVSRSLDKLLFRFFLCLLLAANGGVWTVMINNYYHYS, encoded by the exons ATGAAGCCGTCCAGGATCTCAGCCGTTCTCTTCGCCCTGTCCTGTCTGCCGTTGTGCACGTGCCAGTCGGCGGAGGACATCACGCGCCTGTTACAGGACAAGCAGACCATTGACCCGCGTGTTCGCCCCGTGAAGGACGCCGCCAACACCATCACAGTGGTGACTGTGTCCTTTCACCTCGTGTCCATCTTGAAGCTGGACACTGTCGAGCAGAAACTGGTCAGCACCGGATGGCTTGAT GTACAGTGGTCGAACGAGTACATGATGTGGGACCCTGCACAGTACGGAGGAGCATACATGGCCTCTCCTGACCCAGATAAAATATGGCGTCCCGGTCTAACGGTTCAGAACACCATGAAGGACATGAAGCCCATTGGCCAAGAATACGTCCAGATCCTCTCCATTGACAATGGTACCACCATCTGGTACCCGGCTGAGAGGTTCGAGACTTTCTGCCGAGTGGACGTCACCTATTTCCCTTTCGACATTCAG AGGTGCGGTTGGAAGATGTTCAACTGGGGAATCGACTTCGCTTCCACAGACCTGCGACCGTTGCTCCCCACCATCGACCTTGACACCTACGTGGTCAACGGGGAATGGGAGGTTCTGAGCACAAAATGCTGGACTGGGGTGGAGGAAAACGACGCAGGTAACGTCACCTTCCTGAATTACCAGATCGTCATCCGGAGGAGGCCCAGTCTGCTGGCCCTGACGGTCTTACTGCCCGTGGTGGTCTTGGCGCTCGTCAACATATTCGTCTTCACCGTTCCTTCTGAGGCGG GCGAACGACTGGCCTACTCCATGACGTCACTGCTGTCGTTCGGAGTGTTCATGAGCTTCATCCTGGACTACATGCCCTCGTCGACAGAGAACCTGTCCATCATAGCCGTCAACCTGTCCTGTCTGCTGGTGCTGTCCGCTGTGCACGTGCTGCTGTGCATCCTGTCCCTGCGTCTCTTCCACCGCGACAACGTCAAGCACCCCGTCCCCCCGACACTGCACAGCCTCGTCATATGCCTGGAGATGCTGCTGTGCCTCGACCCGCCTGTCAAGAACAAGGTCTCCGACATCAGCGATATGACGTTCTTCGAAAATGCCACTGTAGGCCACAATGACACCGCCCAAAGCAAGGGAGTGAAGGGTAAGCTCGACAAGTGGGCCATGACCCGGAAGCAGAAGCAGGCGGCGTACAGTGACCCCAAGGAGATGACGTGGCGAAGGGTGAGCCGCTCATTGGACAAGCTGCTCTTCCGCTTCTTCCTCTGCCTCCTGCTCGCCGCTAACGGTGGCGTCTGGACCGTCATGATCAACAACTACTACCACTACAGCTAA